A single region of the Papilio machaon chromosome 13, ilPapMach1.1, whole genome shotgun sequence genome encodes:
- the LOC106717838 gene encoding uncharacterized protein LOC106717838 isoform X2, with protein MSEAGEKRSGVTRVLGALGGSEACGARWTLAALLLAPLAAANSSYCAVPAVMLLAVFATFATLTCKDLRKLAEILPPPKTARGRRERNMRSFADFMAMWMCFLSHLVAVAVCARILSATADHVTGGRTRRWLFGYETRALGEPWPDVIGVTVVMVVCAMFMCGLEESMMFTFMLLMLLYLFSQCFAIFGLINLDIASIKIPIPITIYELFAAGAPISYAFSVGLPPMQNNVLKKNLFLLIGLPTIILSSLCFLYTNMLKGNSIDAALPVTTLLEARSAGWVCPVLAGITVAGVCLALTELCPLLFSLLVLLASPEWKVLTRSMTYESTTTGSPVLAVFTAGSLAAILAFACPLSHMITLMNASHLFGITIQAFHFMIMRCVPTKEQMEAGNIEYKRLGTEGSSRVVKSASVKSKRGLWFIPSAIRHTKTLESIKSKVTKETEERECLLLDEYAGCPTEDLEQSSSGNNGRIPMAVEEDIDCPSDMEASEPDISSGDDSTDIDAVVKEYKDTIQVVTAIPEASSPPPPCVQGARWAAAGAVVQVLANAFLAVAFCNEALRLPMFLTGIPMWLCGTLICIWQPSHKLGTKKIQGLEGPVTMTMALLFLTPLLLDSWPAIILFAGAGVVIYARCERWCGDLAVRQARSTLERRKRPLTDDKTRTRTRV; from the exons ATGAGCGAAGCAGGTGAGAAGCGGTCTGGTGTGACCAGAGTGCTGGGTGCGCTGGGTGGCAGCGAGGCATGCGGCGCACGCTGGACGCTGGCCGCGCTGCTGCTGGCCCCGCTAGCAGCCGCCAACAGCAGTTATTGTGCAGTACCCGCTGTAATGTTACTGGCCGTATTCGCCACTTTCGCCA CATTGACATGTAAGGATTTACGGAAGCTAGCCGAAATACTTCCACCACCCAAAACGGCTCGAGGCCGTCGTGAGAGGAACATGCGTTCGTTCGCTGACTTCATGGCGATGTGGATGTGCTTCCTATCGCACTTAGTGGCGGTGGCGGTCTGCGCGAGGATCCTCAGCGCAACTGCCGACCATGTGACCGGTGGCCGGACGAGGCGCTGGTTATTCGGCTACGAAACGAGAGCCCTGGGGGAGCCGTGGCCAGATGTTATAGGAGTCACTGTTGTTATGGTGGTGTGTGCGATGTTCATGTGTGGCCTTGAG GAGAGTATGATGTTTACATTCATGCTGCTTATGCTGCTGTATTTATTCAGCCAGTGTTTCGCGATCTTTGGTTTAATCAATTTGGATATAGCAAGCATCAAAATACCAATACCAATTACTATATATGAg TTATTCGCCGCGGGGGCGCCAATATCGTATGCATTCAGCGTCGGTCTGCCACCGATGCAAAACAACGTCCTTAAAAAGAACTTATTTCTTCTTATTGGCCTACCCACAATAATACTTTCCAGCCTTTGCTTTTTGTATACGAATATGCTAAAGGG AAACAGCATAGACGCGGCATTACCTGTGACGACCCTCCTAGAGGCGCGCTCTGCAGGCTGGGTGTGCCCCGTGCTGGCCGGTATCACGGTCGCGGGCGTGTGCCTCGCGCTCACCGAGCTCTGCCCATTGCTCTTCTCACTACTCGTGCTGCTCGCGTCCCCCGAGTGGAAGGTTCTCACCAGGTCAATGACCTACGAGAGTACTACGACTGGAAGTCCAGTGCTTGCTGTGTTTACTGCAG GAAGTTTGGCGGCAATACTGGCATTTGCGTGTCCATTATCACACATGATAACTTTGATGAATGCCAGCCACTTATTCGGGATTACAATACAAGCGTTTCACTTCATGATAATGAGATGCGTGCCCACGAAGGAACAAATGGAAGCAGGAA aCATAGAATACAAACGACTCGGGACTGAAGGGTCATCGAGAGTCGTTAAATCGGCCTCTGTGAAGTCAAAACGCGGCCTTTGGTTCATCCCCTCGGCTATTCGTCACACAAAGACTTTAGAGAGTATCAAATCTAAAGTTACAAAAG AGACTGAAGAACGAGAGTGCCTTCTCCTTGATGAATACGCAGGTTGTCCAACCGAGGACTTGGAGCAATCTTCGAGTGGTAACAACGGTAGAATACCAATGGCTGTTGAAGAAGATATCGACTGTCCATCCGATATGGAAGCGAGCGAACCGGATATATCGTCTGGTGATGATTCTACGGATATTGATGCTGTTGTTAAAGAATACAAAGATACCATACAG GTGGTAACAGCGATCCCAGAAGCGAGCAGTCCGCCGCCGCCGTGTGTCCAGGGCGCGCGGTGGGCGGCGGCGGGTGCGGTAGTGCAGGTCCTCGCCAACGCGTTCCTAGCGGTTGCCTTTTGTAACGAGGCTCTAAGGCTGCCTATGTTCCTCACTGGAATACCTA tgtGGTTGTgtggaacattaatttgtatatgGCAGCCATCACACAAATTGGGTACAAAGAAGATCCAAGGTCTCGAAGGTCCAGTAACAATGACGATGGCGTTGTTGTTCCTCACACCATTACTGCTTGACTCTTGGCCAGCCATCATTCTTTTCGCTGGAGCAG GTGTGGTAATATACGCACGTTGTGAGCGCTGGTGCGGCGACCTCGCGGTGCGTCAAGCACGCAGCACTCTGGAGCGACGCAAGCGTCCCCTCACCG ATGACAAGACGAGGACTCGGACACGAGTCTAG
- the LOC106717838 gene encoding uncharacterized protein LOC106717838 isoform X1, whose protein sequence is MSEAGEKRSGVTRVLGALGGSEACGARWTLAALLLAPLAAANSSYCAVPAVMLLAVFATFATLTCKDLRKLAEILPPPKTARGRRERNMRSFADFMAMWMCFLSHLVAVAVCARILSATADHVTGGRTRRWLFGYETRALGEPWPDVIGVTVVMVVCAMFMCGLEESMMFTFMLLMLLYLFSQCFAIFGLINLDIASIKIPIPITIYELFAAGAPISYAFSVGLPPMQNNVLKKNLFLLIGLPTIILSSLCFLYTNMLKGNSIDAALPVTTLLEARSAGWVCPVLAGITVAGVCLALTELCPLLFSLLVLLASPEWKVLTRSMTYESTTTGSPVLAVFTAGSLAAILAFACPLSHMITLMNASHLFGITIQAFHFMIMRCVPTKEQMEAGNIEYKRLGTEGSSRVVKSASVKSKRGLWFIPSAIRHTKTLESIKSKVTKETEERECLLLDEYAGCPTEDLEQSSSGNNGRIPMAVEEDIDCPSDMEASEPDISSGDDSTDIDAVVKEYKDTIQVVTAIPEASSPPPPCVQGARWAAAGAVVQVLANAFLAVAFCNEALRLPMFLTGIPMWLCGTLICIWQPSHKLGTKKIQGLEGPVTMTMALLFLTPLLLDSWPAIILFAGAGVVIYARCERWCGDLAVRQARSTLERRKRPLTGTLAHIDTVYIAR, encoded by the exons ATGAGCGAAGCAGGTGAGAAGCGGTCTGGTGTGACCAGAGTGCTGGGTGCGCTGGGTGGCAGCGAGGCATGCGGCGCACGCTGGACGCTGGCCGCGCTGCTGCTGGCCCCGCTAGCAGCCGCCAACAGCAGTTATTGTGCAGTACCCGCTGTAATGTTACTGGCCGTATTCGCCACTTTCGCCA CATTGACATGTAAGGATTTACGGAAGCTAGCCGAAATACTTCCACCACCCAAAACGGCTCGAGGCCGTCGTGAGAGGAACATGCGTTCGTTCGCTGACTTCATGGCGATGTGGATGTGCTTCCTATCGCACTTAGTGGCGGTGGCGGTCTGCGCGAGGATCCTCAGCGCAACTGCCGACCATGTGACCGGTGGCCGGACGAGGCGCTGGTTATTCGGCTACGAAACGAGAGCCCTGGGGGAGCCGTGGCCAGATGTTATAGGAGTCACTGTTGTTATGGTGGTGTGTGCGATGTTCATGTGTGGCCTTGAG GAGAGTATGATGTTTACATTCATGCTGCTTATGCTGCTGTATTTATTCAGCCAGTGTTTCGCGATCTTTGGTTTAATCAATTTGGATATAGCAAGCATCAAAATACCAATACCAATTACTATATATGAg TTATTCGCCGCGGGGGCGCCAATATCGTATGCATTCAGCGTCGGTCTGCCACCGATGCAAAACAACGTCCTTAAAAAGAACTTATTTCTTCTTATTGGCCTACCCACAATAATACTTTCCAGCCTTTGCTTTTTGTATACGAATATGCTAAAGGG AAACAGCATAGACGCGGCATTACCTGTGACGACCCTCCTAGAGGCGCGCTCTGCAGGCTGGGTGTGCCCCGTGCTGGCCGGTATCACGGTCGCGGGCGTGTGCCTCGCGCTCACCGAGCTCTGCCCATTGCTCTTCTCACTACTCGTGCTGCTCGCGTCCCCCGAGTGGAAGGTTCTCACCAGGTCAATGACCTACGAGAGTACTACGACTGGAAGTCCAGTGCTTGCTGTGTTTACTGCAG GAAGTTTGGCGGCAATACTGGCATTTGCGTGTCCATTATCACACATGATAACTTTGATGAATGCCAGCCACTTATTCGGGATTACAATACAAGCGTTTCACTTCATGATAATGAGATGCGTGCCCACGAAGGAACAAATGGAAGCAGGAA aCATAGAATACAAACGACTCGGGACTGAAGGGTCATCGAGAGTCGTTAAATCGGCCTCTGTGAAGTCAAAACGCGGCCTTTGGTTCATCCCCTCGGCTATTCGTCACACAAAGACTTTAGAGAGTATCAAATCTAAAGTTACAAAAG AGACTGAAGAACGAGAGTGCCTTCTCCTTGATGAATACGCAGGTTGTCCAACCGAGGACTTGGAGCAATCTTCGAGTGGTAACAACGGTAGAATACCAATGGCTGTTGAAGAAGATATCGACTGTCCATCCGATATGGAAGCGAGCGAACCGGATATATCGTCTGGTGATGATTCTACGGATATTGATGCTGTTGTTAAAGAATACAAAGATACCATACAG GTGGTAACAGCGATCCCAGAAGCGAGCAGTCCGCCGCCGCCGTGTGTCCAGGGCGCGCGGTGGGCGGCGGCGGGTGCGGTAGTGCAGGTCCTCGCCAACGCGTTCCTAGCGGTTGCCTTTTGTAACGAGGCTCTAAGGCTGCCTATGTTCCTCACTGGAATACCTA tgtGGTTGTgtggaacattaatttgtatatgGCAGCCATCACACAAATTGGGTACAAAGAAGATCCAAGGTCTCGAAGGTCCAGTAACAATGACGATGGCGTTGTTGTTCCTCACACCATTACTGCTTGACTCTTGGCCAGCCATCATTCTTTTCGCTGGAGCAG GTGTGGTAATATACGCACGTTGTGAGCGCTGGTGCGGCGACCTCGCGGTGCGTCAAGCACGCAGCACTCTGGAGCGACGCAAGCGTCCCCTCACCGGTACTCTCGCACACATCGATACCGTATACATCGCCAG ATGA
- the LOC106717833 gene encoding uncharacterized protein F21D5.5, with protein MTRLCFLKCLLDSHAPINLPHNVEILVGRSKITKIKDQSCSRQQLSLKANCDDCIVEVKQIGINPSGLDGFSLKQNCLYKVGHESRIEILLNNYIHSIEFQPPPDNFSPIKRNKRKIEDEEITVKKKKCNKTPDKDSVLSIKEAMEDLWESIDEGELYIYTSKGVKSSKKIAAFDMDGTLIKTKSGKVHPVDTNDWQLAFPVVPTKLKEQLENGYKVVILSNQAPIGKGRVKIEDFKKKIENLVAKINIPIQVYIATGKGFYRKPTPGMWQTLIEKKNDGLSVDMDSCFYCGDAAGRVANWAPGKKKDHSMADKLLAENLGLTFYTPEQFFLGHSIANVPMAKPEFIPTEVKTEPFNDNLISDDKEILVLVGYPGSGKSFLAKQIEKKSSYKYVTVCRDTLGSWQKCAAEATRLLQQGKSVIVDSTNPDIESRSRWTSLAKDMKVVCRCAKMATTKAHAQHNNKFRELMRINHLPVNDIVFNTYKNKYKEPTTNEGFKDVIEVKFNPSFDDEKSERLYKMYLLEK; from the exons ATGACTCGTTTGTGTTTTCTTAAATGTTTACTTGATTCGCATGCGCCTATTAATTTACCTCATAACGTTGAAATACTTGTAGGCCgtagtaaaattacaaaaattaaagatcAGTCTTGTTCACGTCAACAAC taAGCCTCAAAGCTAATTGTGATGACTGTATTGTTGAGGTTAAGCAAATCGGAATAAATCCATCGGGCTTAGATggcttttcattaaaacaaaattgcttGTATAAGGTTGGTCATGAAAGtagaattgaaattttattgaataattacatACATTCGATAGAATTCCAACCACCACCTGATAATTTTAGTCCAATTAAGAggaataaaaggaaaatagaaGATGAGGAGATTacagttaaaaagaaaaagtgtaACAAAACTCCTGACAAAGACAGCGttttaagtataaaagaaGCCATGGAAGATTTATGGGAGTCAATTGATGAAGGTGAattgtacatatatacatCAAAAGGTGTAAAATCTAGTAAGAAAATAGCTGCATTTGATATGGATGGAACtttgattaaaacaaaatctggAAAAGTGCATCCTGTTGATACCAATGACTGGCAGCTTGCTTTCCCTGTTGTtccaacaaaattaaaggaaCAACTGGAGAATGGGTATAAAGTTGTTATATTAAGCAACCAAGCTCCTATAGGAAAAGGCAGAGTAAAAATAGAAGattttaagaagaaaattgaaaatttagtagccaaaataaatattccaatTCAAGTTTATATAGCTACTGGTAAAGGATTTTATAGGAAACCTACACCAGGAATGTGGCAAACTCTCATTGAAAAG aaAAATGATGGGTTATCAGTAGATATGGATTCCTGTTTTTACTGTGGTGATGCAGCAGGAAGGGTGGCAAATTGGGCGCCGGGTAAAAAGAAAGATCACTCCATGGCGGATAAGTTGTTGGCAGAAAATCTTGGCCTTACATTTTATACTCCGGAGCAATTCTTCCTTGGACATTCTATAGCTAATGTACCTATGGCCAAGCCAGAATTTATACCCACTGAAGTAAAAACGGAACCTTTTAATGATAACCTTATTAGTGACGATAAAGAG ATTCTTGTTTTAGTAGGATATCCCGGTAGTGGCAAGTCTTTTCTTGctaaacaaatagaaaaaaagtcatcatataaatatgtaactgtGTGCAGAGATACACTAGGATCCTGGCAGAAATGTGCCGCTGAAGCGACCAGGTTGTTGcag CAAGGTAAAAGTGTTATAGTAGACAGTACTAATCCTGACATAGAATCTAGATCCCGTTGGACTTCACTTGCCAAAGACATGAAAGTGGTCTGCCGATGTGCTAAGATGGCCACTACTAAAGCACATGCGCAGCATAACAACAAGTTCAGAGAGCTTATGAGGATCAATCACTTGCCCGTCAATGATATTGTCTTTAATACATACAA aaataaatataaagagcCAACAACCAACGAAGGATTCAAAGATGTCAtcgaagttaaatttaatcccAGTTTCGACGATGAGAAATCCGaaagattatataaaatgtatctcctagaaaaataa
- the LOC106717823 gene encoding acetyl-coenzyme A transporter 1 — translation MSVTKRKRSVEKEDLIENGDVNFSGGNSNIKGDEINIAVLLFLYTLQGIPLGLAGAIPMLLQNRGITYTQQAEFSFVNWPFSVKLLWAPIVDALFWPEFGRRKTWLVPVQYLIGIVMIIMSSSISDWLGSEEQAPSMMILTISFLFLNFLAATQDIAVDGWALTMLKRCNVGHASTCNTVGQTAGFFLGYVLFLALESPYFCNKYLRTVPEDTGLVTLSSFLLFWGWVFIITTTVVALFKHENNDTINNPQESQVKGIKDIVNAYKQLITIVKLPAVRTLALVLFTAKLGFCASDAVSGLKLVEAGVPREDLALLAVPLVPVQIIMPVILSKYTTGPAPLSLWLRAFPLRLLVGPLAAALVAITPSLLGNSGPSYSYLFILLCLYIFHQTCLYCMFVAVMAFFAKVSDPAVGGTYMTLLNTVSNLGTNWPNTLALWAIDHLTFKTCSPALSDNTCSSALEVDECKASGGACVVSIDGFYIETVICLIAGFLWLQWGRSTITRLQRLPASAWQISRVR, via the exons ATGTCAGTAACCAAACGCAAGCGTTCTGTTGAGAAGGAAGATTTAATTGAGAACGGCGACGTAAATTTTAGCGGGGGAAATAGTAACATAAAAGGcgatgaaattaatattgccGTTTTATTATTCCTTTACACTCTTCAAGGGATTCCGTTAGGATTGGCTGGTGCTATTCCTATGTTACTTCAAAATAGAGGAATAACATACACAcaacaa GCAGAATTCAGCTTTGTCAATTGGCCATTTAGTGTAAAATTACTATGGGCTCCAATAGTAGATGCATTATTTTGGCCTGAATTTGGAAGACGTAAAACATGGCTGGTGCCAGTACAATATCTAATCGGCATTGTCATGATTATAATGTCAAGCAGTATCTCAGATTGGTTGGGCTCTGAAGAGCAAGCTCCATCAATGATGATACTAACTATATCTTTCCTATTTCTGAACTTCTTGGCTGCAACACAGGATATTGCAGTTGATGGATGGGCACTTACTATGTTGaaaag ATGCAATGTTGGACACGCTTCAACTTGTAATACTGTCGGTCAAACGGCTGGTTTCTTTCTTGGTTATGTTTTATTCTTGGCACTTGAATCCCCATATTTTTGCAACAAATATCTGAGAACTGTCCCTGAAGATACTGGCCTTGTTACATTATCTAGTTTCCTATTATTTTGGGGATgggtatttattataactacaaCGGTAGTGGCTCTGtttaaacatgaaaataatgatactATTAATAACCCTCAAGAGAGTCAAGTAAAGGGAATAAAAGATATTGTAAATGCATACAAACAGTTGATAACTATTGTAAAACTACCAGCAGTGAGGACACTTGCTTTAGTTCTTTTTACAGCAAAG tTGGGTTTCTGTGCCAGTGATGCGGTGTCAGGTCTGAAGCTGGTGGAGGCGGGTGTGCCGCGCGAGGACCTCGCACTTCTCGCTGTGCCTCTTGTCCCAGTACAAATTATTATGCCAGTG ATTCTATCAAAGTACACAACGGGTCCGGCGCCATTGTCGTTGTGGTTGCGAGCGTTCCCACTGCGTTTGCTGGTCGGTCCACTGGCAGCCGCACTGGTGGCCATCACACCCAGCTTGTTGGGCAATTCCGGACCTTCATACTCGTATCTATTCATACTATTGTGTCTTTATATATTCCACCAG ACGTGCCTGTACTGTATGTTTGTAGCAGTGATGGCATTTTTCGCTAAAGTGTCAGACCCGGCTGTGGGCGGGACATACATGACACTTCTTAACACTGTGTCCAACCTGGGCACCAACTGGCCCAACACCCTCGCTTTATGGGCCATAGACCATTTGACCTTCAAGACATGTTCGCCTGCTCTCAGTGATAACACATGTTCATCCGCTTTAGAAGTAGAT GAATGCAAAGCCAGCGGTGGTGCATGTGTTGTAAGTATTGACGGGTTCTACATAGAGACAGTGATATGCCTGATAGCCGGCTTCCTCTGGCTGCAGTGGGGAAGGTCCACCATCACCCGCCTGCAGCGGCTGCCGGCCTCCGCCTGGCAGATCTCCAGGGTTAGATAA
- the LOC106717840 gene encoding cationic amino acid transporter 4 — protein MPGARHKILGHVLSGFCHKMNRRKSIHGDSLDTPLNRCLTTFDITLLGVGHMVGAGIYVLTGTVARHMAGPATALSFLFAGITSTLAALCYAEFGTRIPRAGSAYAYTYVSIGEFWAFIIGWNIVLEYMIGAASVARAWSGYLDEMVGGAISNATISVTGELHETLLSRYPDVLAFVICIVASLILAVGVKTSAYINNGLTILNLLVITLVIFLGFYYADISNWSEKNGGFMPYGFSGVLAGAATCFYAFVGFDSISASSEEAKDPSRSIPIATIMSMGLVAVGYILVAIALTLMVPYQTINPDAALPAALGAVHAEWAKYAVAVGAVCGMTTTLLGSLFSLPRCLYAMSVDGLLFGFLSDMSNNKSQIPISNLIISGFSSALIALLFDLEKLVEFMSIGTLLAYTIVSAAVIILRYRPTPTIEDKSFCVPQLDSPCDREDSSATGTPGTDNGSSSSEMFEALTVGRLRAQYAWLEPLAGGRAPGSAVTACVYVFTIAAAALCVHNHFLAEPAGLWAILPDVVLSCIIIACLVVIWAHQQSPARLPFRVPWVPLLPAASVLLNVELMVNLKGLTWARFAIWMTFGLLLYFLYGIHHSKLGEGVGLLSRSGSGGGGGSARGWGAVDKTSAIARRVGRLARGSKGDDRKPIICDDELARRDP, from the exons ATGCCGGGAGCAAGGCACAAAATTTTGGGGCATGTGCTCTCTGGCTTTTGCCATAAAATGAATCGACGTAAATCAATTCATGGAGATTCTTTAGACACGCCGCTGAATCGTTGTCTCACTACTTTTGATATCACTTTGTTAG GGGTGGGACACATGGTCGGTGCTGGTATTTATGTGTTAACGGGGACAGTTGCGCGGCACATGGCAGGCCCGGCGACAGCCCTGAGTTTCTTATTCGCTGGCATCACGTCAACCCTCGCGGCTCTGTGCTACGCTGAATTCGGCACTAGAATACCCCGCGCTGGAAGTGCATACGCCTACACTTATGTCAGCATTGGAGAGTTTTGGGCTTTTATAATAGGATGGAACATCGTTCTTGAGTACATGATAG GTGCTGCTTCGGTAGCGAGGGCATGGTCAGGATATTTGGACGAAATGGTAGGCGGAGCGATTAGCAACGCCACTATTTCAGTAACAGGAGAATTACACGAAACCCTTCTGAGTCGATATCCTGATGTTTTAGCTTTCGTCATTTGTATAGTTGCATCACTTATATTGGCAGTCGGTGTTAAAACCTCtgcatacataaataatggtCTGACAATCTTGAATCTTCTCGTGATAACACTAGTTATATTTCTTGGGTTTTACTATGCCGATATCAGTAACTGGTCTGAGAAAAACGGAGGTTTTATGCCGTACGGCTTTAGTGGCGTACTAGCTGGCGCTGCGACTTGCTTTTATGCATTTGTTGGTTTCGATAGCATTTCTGCGTCCAGTGAAGAGGCAAAGGATCCGTCGCGATCGATTCCGATCGCAACTATTATGTCGATGGGTTTGGTCGCTGTGGGATATATTCTTGTTGCTATAGCTTTGACACTTATGGTACCTTATCAAACTATTAACCCTGACGCTGCTCTACCGGCTGCTTTGGGTGCTGTTCACGCCGAGTGGGCTAAGTATGCGGTGGCAGTTGGAGCGGTGTGTGGGATGACGACTACATTGCTAGGATCGTTGTTTTCTTTGCCCCGCTGCTTGTATGCTATGTCTGTTGACGGCTTGTTGTTTGGTTTCCTCAGCGATATGAGCAACAATAAGTCTCAAATTCCGATATCTAATCTCATTATATCTGGCTTTTCTTCCGCACTAATAGCTTTGTTGTTCGATTTGGAAAAATTGGTCGAGTTTATGTCGATAGGAACTTTGTTAGCGTACACTATTGTAAGTGCCGCTGTGATCATCCTCCGCTACCGGCCGACTCCGACGATAGAAGACAAAAGTTTTTGCGTGCCGCAATTAGACTCGCCGTGTGATCGAGAGGATAGCTCCGCGACGGGTACTCCCGGAACTGATAATGGATCTTCATCTTCTGAG ATGTTCGAGGCGCTGACAGTGGGTCGCTTGCGTGCTCAGTACGCGTGGCTGGAGCCGCTGGCGGGAGGGCGCGCACCTGGCAGCGCGGTCACCGCCTGCGTCTACGTCTTTACtatcgccgccgccgcgctctGTGTACACAATCATTTCCTAGCCGAGCCCGCAGGGCTGTGGGCGATACTACCCGATGTTGTGCTCAGCTGTATTATTATCGCTT GTCTGGTGGTGATCTGGGCGCACCAGCAGAGCCCCGCGCGGCTGCCGTTCCGTGTGCCCTGGGTGCCGCTGTTGCCCGCCGCCAGCGTTCTGCTTAATGTCGAGCTCATGGTCAACCTCAAGGGTCTCACCTGGGCACGCTTCGCTATTTGGATGACTTTCG GTCTTCTCCTGTACTTCCTGTACGGCATCCACCACAGCAAGCTGGGTGAGGGCGTGGGGCTGCTGTCTCGGTCGGGCAGcgggggcggcggcggcagcgCACGCGGGTGGGGCGCCGTCGACAAGACCAGTGCCATCGCGCGCCGCGTCGGCCGCCTCGCGCGCGGCTCCAAGGGCGACGACCGTAAGCCCATCATCTGCGACGACGAACTCGCCAGGCGGGATCcgtga